In Vigna unguiculata cultivar IT97K-499-35 chromosome 3, ASM411807v1, whole genome shotgun sequence, a single genomic region encodes these proteins:
- the LOC114176682 gene encoding probable signal peptidase complex subunit 1 — protein MDWQGQKLAEQLMQIMLLAFAVIAFGSGYVMASFQMMILIYAGGVVFTTLLTVPNWPFFNRHPLIWLDPSEAEKHPKPQPSANVTHKKKSVKK, from the coding sequence ATGGATTGGCAAGGGCAAAAGCTAGCGGAGCAACTGATGCAGATAATGCTGCTTGCATTTGCCGTGATTGCATTTGGAAGTGGATATGTTATGGCATCTTTCCAAATGATGATTCTCATATACGCTGGGGGTGTGGTTTTTACCACGTTGCTCACTGTCCCCAATTGGCCATTTTTCAATCGCCATCCCCTTATTTGGTTGGATCCAAGTGAGGCTGAAAAGCACCCCAAACCACAACCTTCTGCCAATGTAACTCACAAGAAGAAATCTGTTAAGAagtag